Proteins encoded together in one Osmia lignaria lignaria isolate PbOS001 chromosome 4, iyOsmLign1, whole genome shotgun sequence window:
- the LOC117603489 gene encoding uncharacterized protein LOC117603489: MKMIGTVIDLMDCRHQTSLLICVILVIVFPILAATDADKREYGNTYERKTEGDHAFSKSTKQLKHSDDNGDSTVKHTEDHGRVNNENGSPLNTFLEDVLKAQDDLKWIDQVVHSTDHRKHEDSFTGSNK, from the exons ATGAAGATGATCGGAACCGTGATTGACTTAATGGATTGCCGTCATCAAACGTCCTTACTGATTTGCGTCATCCTCGTCATCGTGTTTCCGATTCTGGCCGCGACCGATGCCGATAAACGCGAATATGGGAACACGTACGAGAGGAAAACCGAGGGCGATCATGCATTTTCGAAAAGTACGAAGCAATTGAAGCACAGCGACGATAACGGGGACTCGACG GTGAAACACACAGAAGATCATGGCCGAGTTAACAATGAAAATGGCTCGCCATTGAACACCTTTCTGGAAGACGTTCTTAAAGCACAGGATGATTTGAAATGGATAGATCAGGTTGTACACAGCACTGATCACCGGAAACATGAGGACTCGTTCACTGGATCGAACAA GTAA